The window agaaaaaaagaaaagaaaagagtagaaaaaaaaaggttaagaaaaaattaaaaaataaagattgtgaaaaacaaaaatgagaagaaaaaaataaaaataaagtttcataaaaaagaaaaaagattaaaaacaaaaataagagaaaataaaggttgaaataaataaattaaaaaagaagaaaaaagaaaaataaattatgtctgagaaaaaaaatagacgaagaaaaaaataaaaattaatagaaaaataaaggttgagaaaaaatgaattaatacaaaaaaaaaaaaagaaataacaaaattaagaaaaaataaaaaatagaaaaataaaatgtaaaaattaaaaatagaagttgagagacatATGAGTATGAAAAgtgtaaaaatatttgagttgTAGCGGGACAAAAATGTACTTGTactatacataaaaagaaagaaagattagtttttaaagatttttttatggagtacaaaaaataaaaccacCCATTATGAGGGCTATACTTTTTAATTTCATGTAATATTATGGATAGTATTAGCTTAGTTGGATCTCTAAGTCACTCAAATTAACATAAGTTCTTACACGCGATACAAAAAAATGTCAGTTCTCATTAATGTTAATTTATCTTTCATTAGCCCTAAAATTTCTCTAAAACTCTCTAACTTTATCATCACGATGCTGACCAAATCACACATAACGTTccaattttctttgttttcactttCAATCTGTTGTTTCAAAGTTGTTGCTTATATACCTAAGTTTACATACTGTTTCTGTTTACCTATTGTTTCAGCAAAGCTGATAATATCTTCAATATTATACTATAAAATTGTTTGGTGGGATGGGGTGAGGAGGGTGGCATATGACCCACACAAAGTCAGAGCATGTAACATTAATTTCAACCGTAGTTTATGTTTAATTTGAGTCATTTTTTCATTAACTATTAAGAAAAGATCTacaatatttaatttgatatggCAGTTTGGTTCAAATAATAAatgattctttttttcatttcctccatgaattcctttttttttttggagtaagtaacgtatttctattttttttctctttttttttttttacattttggtCGCAACATTAATAAACAAGATATCAGCATCACCAAAGATGTAAGCACATCTGCTATAGTTCCAACTTCCAAGTAGTAATTCAGTTTGTAGTAGAAGTAAGACATTAGTGGATGTTATTGAGGATGCACCtcaaatttaatatttcaaaattggAATTCCGCGTGTACTTTAGGACCACTTAGACTTCCCCTTAGTCAGGGAACTACTTTACAATTTATGTGGCTTGATGATtttagatcaaaaaataatatttccctTAGTAGGGAATTACTGTACAATTCATGTGGCATGATAATTTTAGGTCAAAAAATAATATTCCCCTTAGTTGGGGAACTACTTTACAATATATGTGGCATGATGATtttagatcaaaaaataatatttgatgtgaatttggatataatttttttaaaaataagactTACATAGAAACAATATAAAAGCACTTGAAATCACAAttgttaataatttaaaattgagaaGAATATGAAAGTACATAGTTCTATGACAAGTTTTAACATATTCAACATCAATACATCATCAAGAACCTTTAAATTcgtttttttctttcaataataGGCCAAATTGATAAAGTTAACTTACTTAACGCTATCTCTCTGCATTCATATGCGAATTTAATTAgttaacattatcaaaaaatatatcaaaaattaataatatttaaaattcactTCCAAACATTATTGCTTTGAACTTGGGGTAAAGTCGTGCAACCGATTTTGAGTAGCAACGAGTGTTAGAACATTTTCATGATGAATGCAATTTTTATACTTGGTGATTAGGAGCTTTAGTAATAGGGATTAAATGCTAAATGAGCTAAAAATGGTATAAAATACTAGAAGTTATTCAACAATTACTCTTTCTAGCCATCATTATTTCTAGTTTTGCTTctcttattttcataattttcttttaaattgaaTAGCAACCATGAATGCAACTTCTATACTTGATGATTAGGACATTTATTTAATAGAAAAAGCATTCaacacacaaaaaagaaaaaattacataacacCACAATAATATGTGGAAGTATCGACGTAATTTCATAGAGTCATTCGGTCTGAATGCTACATGAAGAACATAAGCCAGATGACGGAACGGGAAGACCCAGGATGTAGaagatcataacatgagtgattcgGCAGATTTGGAttcatatagatatatatatatccaccCATGTGCTACTTCATTCTACGATATATAGAAGATCCATCTCTATAGATATCATCATCTACATCCAAAAAGCCCTATGCTTTGGAAGAAGCTCGAAAAAGAGTTTGGGAATTGATCAAAAGAAGAATCTACTTCAAACGATATGCCCTTAGGCACGGCCATACATAAGATAGAAATCACACTTGGAAAGGGGGGGACAATTAGCTAGAGCAGCGGATGAGATAGTACCGGAGTCGTTCAAAGAGCCCTTCTTTCTATTCTGTTTTGTGCGTGTCAACTATTGATTCTATGCCATCAAAGCATGCTAACAGCAGAAAAGAAATGCAAGTACATACAACTGCGGTAATGCCGCATCATTGATAAAGAACCTTGCCATCCCCAGCTTTGTCCCCTGCAACAAGTTCATTGGCATATTCCCCTTCCCCTTCTATTCCCAAAAGCTGATTCAATAGGCTTCCTTTATTGATTCAAAAAGCTTCTTTCCCGCGACATGGACACTAAGGTTAGTTTCCATAGGGCGAAGCGGCGACCTCATTCATTCTAACAACTCATTGCCCTATTTTCTCTAGATCGAGTCTATATAATGACCGAGACCCGTACATAAGATCGTTCTAGCTTATCTCCTTCTAAGGAAGTCTGAGCTCCTTCCCATGCTAAGAgcctttctaaactcttgaacttAAGAGAGGCTTCTTTTCAAGCTGATGAGTAGAAATTGAgtataaagaaaatgacaaaagaaatctCACACGGAGATCAGTGTACCCATAGATCTATATGAAAAATAgatatatgaaaatgaaaaaaattcgtTTTCCCCGGGAATTAAAGATTTTGTTCTGTCCGGAGGACATTTATTATGCTGTCACTACTGCTTGTCAATTTGAATTGCATCAAAGCTCTCGTTCGAACTTCATCTACGAGAATTCTAAACAAGAACTCGAGACTTGAAATGAATCCAACTGGAGGTTCTTTCTCACGGCGTAAGGAATAGCACGCAAAAGATAGCCTGGAAAGACAAAGACaggattttttaataaaaagcgGTGGATGAGCAGTAATGGCTGGGGAAGGGGGCAAGTACATCCTTTTGTTCTCAGTTCGTGGGAATTGCTTCCATCACTAACCAGTTCAGCTCGGCTAGTGGGCTTTTGTGTTCGAACCTCGAATCCGGACCTGTTCGACAAGACCAGATCCATCAACAAACCTAGGTCTAATATTTTCTTGTATGAGCTAGCCATCAACAGATGGACATCCTTTTACCGCAGTCTTCCCCTATTGGGCATAGCTTTTTCTCCGTTAGGCTCCTGTAAGGGCGGGTATGAGAGAAGGGTCCCCCTCTCCCTTGTCAAAGCTTAGTTATCCGTGAATGAGAACTCGTTTTGCTTGTTGGCAGGTAGCTCCATGGTTGGTTAGTTCAAAAGCTAGTTTTTACTCTTTGATCGTCGAGAAAGAAAGGTGTGATTACCTGAGGTGAGGTTGCCCTTCTTTCTACCTTAGAAGAGGTATAGTTTAGGTCAATGCTCTATTCTATTTTTCGAATAAATTTCTTTAAGGAAATATCTATGAACTTAGCTCGGACTAAATCCGCATCCGCCTCTGTAGCTCTTCTATAAGAGCGGACCTTTTTCCAGTCCTATTCTTTTCTCTTAAGTTCCTTTTGGAACACCTCATGTTGGGACGTCTGCACCTCTTTCTATTTTGAGACGACCACAGGTTCCACTAATCCTGCTCTATCCAGTTTGAGGTCGTCTGAACCTGATACCCTGCTCCAGATTCCACTCTGCTCCTACATCAAATTCATCCTCCTCCGTAGCTCACGTTCATAGAGGGAGACTTCCCAAACGAAGACTCCAGGTTACTGAAACGAACACAAGGCTTTAGCAAGCCACCCAATGTAGGAAGAATTACCTCCCATCCGTTCTAGCTACTCCACACTGGCCTTAAAAGCGCctacttttctttcttcacaGAGATGTATAAAGTTTGATTAAATTGCGTATAGAGACATGCTTTGTTTTGTAAAAAGGGGACATAGACCCTTCCTCGTAGACTTTACCCCATTGATTTTCCCTCGAGTAGCTGAACTAGGGGAACTCAAAACTAGCTACTAGGAAAAAAAATCCCACTATTTGAACATCAAGCTTGTGGACAAGTTGCTTCCCTTTCTGTGCTTTTACGCTGGCCTCTTCGACCTTTCTTGGGTTCACTAGAAATGTCATCAAAGCTCTCTCTTCCTATCCGACCTAAGGCAGCCATCAAACCCTGTCGGATAGAAGTCTACTATAACCGGCTGATCTGTTTACCCGAGTTAGACCGCTAGCATCTTACCAACCATCTTCAGTCCCTACCCCCATCTTTCTCTATCCCGTCACGAGCAATCGAATGACTTTTGGGAAATGTGAAAGAAATTTTCTAACCGGTTAGAGAGCTCATTCAAGCTTGAGGCTTGTTCGGAAAAATCCAATCGCGCTCGCCTGACGCCCTATCTTTCGCCTAGGTGGAGAGGAGGCCTATTCGACAACCATAATAGGCTCTATAACTGGATCACGCACGCTAAGAACACAGCGGATTAGAGGGGACAAGAGGTTCCACTCATCAAAGTGTGAGACGCAAAGCTTCTGCCTAGAAGCAAGCTACCCTCTTTGCCACTTTCAAATCAATAATAACGATGTCATCGATATTCCAATccgatcttttctttcttcaccCCTACGTACGGCAGGCCCTTCTTCGACGAGTGCCCTTTCCCCAGCCTCCAATCGTCTCAGAAGAGAAGACTAAGCTCAGACGAATTGCAGTCCGCCCCGGCCCCTCCTTAGTGACTTTGGTCAGGAAAGGGAATAGGGCAATAAATAGAGCTTCGGCTCAGAATTAGACCTTCTGTAGATGGAACTTCAGACTTCTGGATAGGCCTGAGAAAGCCTAGACCAAAGGTGCCTAATAGCCTAGCCAGACTCATCGGGTAGGGAATCCCATCCTCAGCGAAGCCAGTAAGCAAGCCCAAGTCCACGCAAGAAGGCCCGCTGGATCTATCCAAATTCAAAGCCCATAGAGACGAAGGCCAAAGCATTGACTGAAGAGGGGGGCAAAGAGATATTCGCCTTTGACTTCTTCTCCGCCTACTGACTGCTACTCGGCTAGATGCTCCTATTTCTTATTCGTAGATCGTAGATTAAGATGTTATTAGGTAAGGAAAGTCAGTCCTTTCATTCCTTTCTGAGAATAGATCCCCAATAGCTCGCAGATGAGGAATTCTTCCGCTACGACCCTTAGGCGAGCTAATCAGTCTTGCTTTGCCAAAAAATCCCTCCTCACTCCccctttttcaataaataagcCCCGCGGGCCCCTCTCTGATAAGGAAGGAAACGAAATAATCTCAATTTTATGACAAATCCGGTCCGATGGCTGTTCTCCACTAACCACAAGGATATAGGGACTCTTTATTTCATCTTCGGTGCCATTGCTGGAGTGATGGGCACATGCTTCTCAGTACTGATTCGTATGGAATTAGCACGACCCGGCGATCAAATTCTTGGTGGGAATCATCAACTttataatgttttaataatggcTCACGCTTTTTTAATGATCTTTTTTATGGTTATGCCGGCGATGATAGGTGGATCTGGTAATTGGTCTGTTCCGATTCTGATAGGTGCGCCTGACATGGCATTTCCATgattaaataatatttcattCTGGTTGTTGCCTCCAAGTCTCTTGCTCCTATTAAGCTCAGCCTTAGTAGAAGTGGGTAGCGGCACTGGGTGGACGGTCTATCCGCCCTTAAGTGGTATTACCAGCCATTCTGGAGGAGCAGTTGATTTAGCAATTTCTAGTCTTCATCTATCTGGTGTTTCATCCATTTTAGGTTCTATTAATTTTATAACAACTATCTTCAACATGCGTGGACCTGGAATGACTATGCATAGATCACCTCTATTTGTGTGGTCCGTTCTAGTGACAGCATTCCCACTTTTATTATCACTTCCGGTACTGGCAGGGGCAATTACCATGTTATTAACCGATCGAAACTTTAATACAACCTTTTCTGATCCCACTGGAGGGGGAGACCCCATATTATACCAGCATCTCTTTTGGTTCTTCGGTCATCCAGAGGTGTATATTCCCATTCTGCCTGGATCCGGTATCATAAGTCATATCGTTTCGACTTTTTCGGGAAAACCGGTTTTCGGGTATCTAGGCATGGTTTATGCCATGATCAGTATAGGtgttcttggatttcttgtttGGGCTCATCATATGTTTACTGTGGGCTTAGACGTTGATACCCGTGCCTACTTCACCGCAGCTACCATGATCATAGCTGTCCCCACTGGAATTAAAATCTTTAGTTGGATCCCTACCATGTGGGGGGGTTCGATACAATACAAAACACCCATGTTATTTGCTGTAGGGTTCATCTTTTTATTCACCATAGGAGGACTCACTGGAATAGTTCTGGCAAATTCTGGGCTAGACATTGCTCTACATGATACTTATTATGTGGTTGCACATTTCCATTATGTACTTTCTATGGGAGCCGTTTTTGCTTTATTTGCAGGATTTCACTATTGGGTAGGTAAAATCTTTGGTCGGACATACCCTGAAACTTTAGGTCAAATCCATTTTTGGATCACTTTTTTCGGGGTTAATATGACCTTCTTTCCTATGCATTTCTTAGGGCTTTCGGGTATGCCACGTCGCATTCCAGATTATCTAGATGCTTACGCTGGATGAAATGCCCTTAGCAGTTTTGGCTCTTATATATCCGTAGTTGGGATTTGTCGTTTCTTCGTGGTCGTAACAATCACTTCAAGCAGTGGAAAGAACAAAAGATGTGCTCCAAGTCCTTGGGCTGTTGAACAGAATCCAACCACACCGGAATGGATGGTACAAAGTCCTCCAGCCTTTCATACATTTGGAGAACTTCCAGCTATCAAGGAGACGAAAAGCTAtgtgaagtaaaagaagaaagggTCGCCGATTGCTACTAAGAACCTAACAGAACTTTTCCAAATGTGGGAAACCACTTGTGTAGGTCGGGGGTAAAAAAGCCCAAATAAGTGATTTCAGCCCTTATAAAAAGAAAACGGATTCTTGAACCCCTTTCACGCTCATGTCACGTCGAGGTactacaaaaaaaaagagaaaaatccgATCCAATTTATCGTAATCGATTAGTTAATATGTTTTGGTTAACCGTATTCTGAAACACGAAAAAAAAATCATTGGCTTATCTTTCTATCGAGCCGTGAAAAAGATTCAACAAAAGACAGAAAGAAATCCACTACCCCTTTTACGTCAAGGAATACGTGGAGTAACTCCCGATATAACAGTAAAAGCAAGACGTGTAGGTGGATCGACTCATCAAGTTCCCATTGAAATAGGATCCACACAAGGAAAAGCACTTGCCATTCGTTGGTTATTAGCGGCATCCCGAAAACGTCCGGGTCGAAATATGGCTTTCAAATTGAGTTCCGAATTAGTGGATGCTGCCAAAGGGAGTGACGATGCCATACGCAAAAAGGAAGAGACTCATAGAATGGCAGAGGGAAATAGAGCTTTTGCACATTTTCGTTAATCCATGAACAGGATCTATACATCTCGATCGGAAAAGAatcaagagaaaaagaaagaatcgGAATTGATCGATAGATTTCTCGAAACAAACGAAAAGGAAACGAAAGATGAAACATAAATCATGGACCAACTAAGCCCTCTCGGGGGCTTTCTTAAAGAGGAACCTCATGTAAATACCATGGAATAAGGTTTGATCCTATTCATGGAGATTCCATAACTATTCCAAAAATGGAAAGTTCGACAcaattgggatttttttttaattggaagCAGTTACTAATTCACGATCTGGCATGTACAGAATGAAAACTTCATTCTCGATTCTACGAGAATTTTGATGAAAGCCTTTCATTTGCTTCTCTTCGATGGAAGTTTGATTTTCCCAGAATGTATCCTAATTTTGggcctaattcttcttctgatgATCGATTCAACCTCTGATCAAAAAGATATACCTTGTTTATATTTCATCTCTTCAACAAGTTTAGTAATGAGCATAACGGCCCTATTGTTCCGATGGAGAGAAGAACCTATGATTAGCTTTTCAGGAAATTTCCAATTTCAACgaaatctttcaatttcttattttactatgtTCAACTCTATGTATTCCTCTATCCGTAGAGTACATTGAATGTACAGAAATGGCTATAACAGAGTTTCTCTTATTCGTATTAACTGCTACTCTAGGGGATTCTAATAGACTAGAAGTCCTTCCGGCCCCTTGTGACTGTGAATTGAATGAATAAACGgatgaaatcaagaaataattcaACTAATAGTTCGAACCAAGAACAAGAAATGGGAGAACGAAAGTCGTCTGGGTTCACAAAGACTCTGtggctaaaaagtcaaaaagataTATCGAAGTAGTTCTGATGATTCAATAATCTTATTACTTCAATCCGAAGTTCTTAGTTACTTCGACTGGATGAGTCCTAGCGAGGGAataattaagtcataattcaTTTGTTGATTGTATCATTAaccatttcttttttttggtaCGAGGAACGTCATCATGAATCCACTGATTTCTGCCGCTTCCCTTATTGCTGCTGGATTGGCCGTAGGGCTTGCTTCTATTGGACCTGGAGTTGGTCAAGGGACTGCCGCGGGTCAAGCTGTAGAGGGTATCGCGAGACAGCCTGAGGCAGAGGGAAAAATACGAGGTACGCTATTACTTAGTCTAGCTTTTATGGAAGCTTTAACAATTTATGGACTGGTTGTAGCATTAGCACTTTTATTTGCAAATCCTTTTGTTTAATCTTAGCttagaaatatgaaaaagaaatatatttttcatattttattgccTTCGACTTGTCGTTTgctttttcaaattctatcaaGATTTCCCTcctctaattcttcattctttgaGAAAAGAACCGTAGGGAAGGGCCGATTTACGGATGAGGAATTAGCATACTGACTCGCTTTCACCCTTCCCATTCATAGACCAAGGGAAAAAGTGTTAGTGTTCTAATAACCAATAAAAGGGCTAGTTCATTAGTTCATAATTTATAACTAACTcgaatatttttgatttttttactcaattttagaaaaaataaaagaataaataaaaagaggggCGAAGTGCTACAAAAAGAACTCTGTTCGATTTTTTAGTCTATCTATAAGAGGAGATCATATGAAAAACGTAACCGATTCTTTCGTTTCTTTGGGCCACTGGCCATCTGCCGGGAGTTTCGGGTTTAATACCGATATTTTAGCAACAAATCCAATAAATCGTTGTGTAGTGCTTGgtgtattgattttttttggaaaGGGAGTGTGTGCGAGTTGTTTATTTCAAGAATAGGCTGGACCAACCAGCTGTACCCTTTTCCGTTATAAGTAGGAAAGAGAGGTGCATGATCTCGCGAATTACTTCTGTATAAATTCAGAAATTATATGTAAGAACCATAGCATTTCGGGATTCATTGGTAAATCGATTTTGATTCTCTATTAACCAATAATGTGGAACTATTAACATGGTTAAAACAAACTGTTTGAAGTCTAGACGCAGCATGGTACTCTTTCTACCACTATGTTAATATAGAGGtggtttcaaaataaatattttatcgaTATAGGATACTCATATTGAGAAAATGATTTTCACCGCTTATTGTAAATTGTAAAAAGGGCGATTTTACCCCCTTTATCTAATGCTGAATCGACGACCTATTCTAAGTAAGAAGGGttttttggatttgaaaaaaaaaagaaacaactttgCTGACAATTGCatatttttgattttgttagaagaGTCCTCCGAATATTTTGGTCTTACATTAGTTTCGATATCTTTTTGGAATATGAACAAAGAAGAGAAGATAGGCTCATTACATtcataaaaaaagatatgagaatcAAAACGTCGGGTGTGAAGTTGATCAAAGAAGGTTGGGTGTGAATGTCCCTTCGAAGTCTCGCACGCTCTATGCTTTTCGCCAGCTTTCCCTCTAGTAAAAGATTAGCTCGTACCCTCTCTCTGTGTCTAGGGATTCCTGGGGCATGAGTTAAGCATATAGTTGATTGCTCTTTCTTTCGATTGAGCGTCGTTTTGGAGTCTCTCTCTGTAGGCGTGCAAAACAACAGAGCCACTGCTCTTCGGGGTGATGAGGTGGACAATTCCTTACTCCAGCTTCAAAGGAGCATCTTTGCATGAATCAATACTAACTCCTCAGTCAGCTGACCCTCTATTTCGGAGATTAGAGCAGAAGAACTCCGTAAGGGCGGAGAGGTGGCCCTTGGGCCACTTGACTCGTTGGAGAGGGGTTTCGCCTCGAATCCAAATAATTTCTCTTCTTCTCTTAAGATATTTCTAGTTAGGACTTGATCGAGGGATCAATTGACTCCGAAACATAAAGTAACAAGACCATAACCCCGTGCCCCCAGCCTTAAAGGATCCCAACTCATCATCCTCATCTCCAACTTATGAGTGGTTTTAAGGTGCTTTTTACTATTATAAAAACTTATTTGGAGACCAAGGCGAGGGGTCATCTTCGGCAACCAACCGGGGTCATGGAGCCGGCCTCCCCCGCCGTCCCCCCTGCCCGCACCCTCCATAACGGAAGTACGTAGAAACCTTGATCTGTTTACTTCCTCCTTTAATAAGATCGGGATGAGGAGTGACCTTTTACTGGACCTCGAGGATCGGCTTAAACTGCCTCAAAAGCAAAGAGAGGCAAAATAATCGAATTTATGGAGATCTTGGCCTTTGATGAAGATGAACTGATATACTGGCATTCTCTTCCAACTCCGTATCCTAACTCAGGGCAAACTATCTCTAGATGGCAAAGTGAAAAGTCGAATTGATCTGCACATCCCTCTATTCCAATAGAAAACGTTAGCCTTCATCCATGAGATCGGGGTATCACTACCAGTAGGGGCCCAAGCTTCACCCGCGTAAGACTCATAAGAGGATCTACGTCATTATTCATTCCCCATCCCGAGATGTCTAAGTAAACAGGCTTCCCTAAGCTTGAAGCAAGAATAAATGAAGTCCATCAGAAACAAGACCTGATTATTCAAATCAAAGGCTTAAAGACAGGGTCAATAGTAGTAGCCTCATCTTAGAGAAGAGGTGAGTATGAATATAAGAGACCTACCTTGGAAGACAACTTGATGAGAGCCGGGTGGGAATCTAGCTCAACAAAGAGTCTTTCTCGTCGGACCCATATACCCATGAATGATTTCAGACTTTATCACACCTATTTCGGAGGATGGTCAACAGACTTGGGAAGTCACCTTCTTCTTTCTCATGCTATTACCGAAAGCTCTTTTCTTAGGAAGGATTATTCCAGTTTTCAGTCTTATGACCTGCGCCCTTTCACCGGCGATGGTAAGTCTACCGGTGCCATCATGAAATCACCTCCTGAAATACCACCATATATCCACCTATCGAATTGGATAACGGTATTAGGATCTAGCAACCACCTTGGTGTAGTCGATAAATCCCAACCGACTCCCATATCATAACACTTCCAGATCAGACCAAACTTGATTAAATCAAAATCTTTGTTCGATCTTTTCCAGGTCGTGCTACACATAGGAACATCCATCATCTCATCGATGGATACCTCCTCATATAATGCAACCGTATAGTACCAGTGACACCACTTAAGCCACAGTTTTACCCAATTGAGTATCACTGTATGCTCAAGAATATCACGTTCCTTATCAAACACCATCTCTTCTAGGAAGAGATCTATCTCTTTGGGTTTTAATTCCCTCCGAAGATAATCCACTATCTTTCCGGGATTGAGGTTTCCAAACCTTCCAATCCACCATTCAAGAGGTAGAGGATGTGACCGGTTTGGCTTGCAACAGGCAGCCTTTAATCTTTCCCAACGTTTAGATTGAGTCGAGAAAGCGAACGGACTCTAAATCCCGCTCCACCCAACCTCTGTAATGTAGAAACACTTACAAGGTATTTATTACGGATAGAACAGAGACCAATAGTCATCCTACAAGATAACAACAGCCGAAGAGAGACTGGAGACAGGTCAATTTGCATTGACTTGACCCAGAATCTCTTGGCAAACTCGACGCAACCAGTTTCAGATATTATCGATTTGGCCTCCGAAATGGTCACACCGAGTTTATCCAGTAG of the Capsicum annuum cultivar UCD-10X-F1 chromosome 11, UCD10Xv1.1, whole genome shotgun sequence genome contains:
- the LOC124888525 gene encoding ATP synthase subunit c, chloroplastic, encoding MNPLISAASLIAAGLAVGLASIGPGVGQGTAAGQAVEGIARQPEAEGKIRGTLLLSLAFMEALTIYGLVVALALLFANPFV
- the LOC124888918 gene encoding 30S ribosomal protein S7, chloroplastic-like; this encodes YVLVNRILKHEKKIIGLSFYRAVKKIQQKTERNPLPLLRQGIRGVTPDITVKARRVGGSTHQVPIEIGSTQGKALAIRWLLAASRKRPGRNMAFKLSSELVDAAKGSDDAIRKKEETHRMAEGNRAFAHFR